A region from the Brevibacterium paucivorans genome encodes:
- a CDS encoding bifunctional metallophosphatase/5'-nucleotidase has product MKRTTRAFAAVSALAVVSPLGALPAFGVADKGTEFQILNITDFHGRIGSGVGADLAAAVSDNRQETSTFLSAGDNIGASTYASSSQKDNPTLEYLDELGLDASAVGNHEFDRGYDDITSRDTKFQHLGANVVKKGTDEPAFPAYTTYDVNGVKVAVIGVVTKDTKALVSPDGISKIDFIDPVKAVNKAAKELEASDEKPDITILEAHTGPSSAGSIKEAVASNDEFGSLVEEADPSIDAMFFGHSHIEMNLKAKIPGTDRTRPVVQAANYGEALADVRLTSEGNGDWTVKSSELIEVEGVGTERDDRGKVTAYKDNVPAGAKKIIDDAEAKAQKVGSVKAGEITEDITRAFKEDGSEDRGAESTLGNLVADALKEGVTYSNLKEADFGITNPGGLRTDMKMDDYFGKGKLKEGKGVVTDGELNQVLPFANDHGVVTMKGEDVIELFAQQWQPAEASRPFLHLGISKELSVIYDSSAEDPAKRVKSVKVNGEDIDPAKEYRVATLSFLANGGDNFGAFAKGTFEQSGLTDFEIWQKYFEKNSPVSPDKKERQADFAKDILRSGDATAEVYAPDKTKNDFSLKIKSKVEAENLLFTVEAPKGFDVKWDDAKVIEGTENTVRVDKVKAGETEVKFHLVRNSDKTDGAKEFNSTLVADPDAEWWDNNPLPIMRETKMGFVAEEKPDDSSNGTKPGDDSSGDMGDPDKGGSDEGTGEGSEEGSDRGGSDEGTGEGTEEGTDKGGSDEGQEEPGQGTLDKDGSNNAQDEPANSGNGKPLPRTGIETAGMIAAGIALLAVGATAVGLTRARRK; this is encoded by the coding sequence ATGAAGCGAACAACCCGCGCATTTGCGGCTGTGTCAGCTCTCGCTGTCGTGTCGCCACTTGGAGCGCTCCCTGCGTTCGGTGTAGCCGACAAGGGCACCGAATTCCAGATTCTGAACATCACCGACTTCCACGGACGAATCGGGTCGGGTGTGGGTGCCGACCTCGCCGCCGCTGTCTCTGACAACCGCCAGGAAACCTCCACGTTCCTGTCTGCTGGTGACAACATTGGTGCATCCACCTACGCATCCTCCTCGCAGAAGGACAACCCCACCCTTGAGTACCTCGACGAACTGGGCCTTGACGCTTCGGCTGTGGGTAACCACGAATTCGACCGCGGATACGACGACATCACTAGCCGTGACACCAAGTTCCAGCACCTGGGTGCCAATGTTGTGAAGAAGGGAACCGACGAACCGGCGTTCCCCGCTTACACCACGTACGATGTCAACGGCGTCAAGGTGGCTGTTATTGGTGTAGTCACCAAGGACACCAAGGCTCTGGTATCGCCGGACGGAATCTCGAAGATCGACTTCATCGACCCCGTCAAGGCAGTCAACAAGGCAGCTAAAGAACTCGAAGCTTCAGACGAAAAGCCTGACATCACGATTCTGGAAGCGCACACCGGGCCTTCGTCCGCTGGCAGTATCAAAGAAGCTGTTGCTTCAAACGACGAGTTCGGTTCGCTGGTAGAAGAAGCTGACCCTTCTATCGACGCAATGTTCTTTGGTCACTCGCACATCGAGATGAACCTGAAGGCTAAGATTCCAGGCACCGACCGCACCCGCCCAGTGGTTCAGGCCGCTAACTACGGTGAAGCACTTGCTGATGTGCGCCTCACGTCAGAAGGTAACGGCGACTGGACCGTTAAGTCCTCTGAACTGATCGAAGTTGAAGGTGTTGGAACCGAACGCGATGACCGCGGAAAGGTGACCGCCTACAAGGACAACGTGCCTGCAGGTGCCAAGAAGATCATCGACGACGCAGAAGCGAAAGCTCAAAAGGTCGGATCGGTTAAAGCCGGTGAAATCACCGAAGACATCACGCGTGCATTCAAAGAAGACGGTTCAGAAGACCGCGGTGCAGAAAGCACCCTGGGGAACCTGGTTGCAGACGCTCTGAAGGAAGGTGTCACGTACTCCAACCTGAAAGAAGCTGACTTCGGTATCACCAACCCAGGTGGTCTGCGCACTGACATGAAGATGGACGACTACTTTGGCAAAGGCAAGCTGAAGGAAGGCAAGGGTGTTGTCACCGACGGTGAACTCAACCAGGTTCTTCCGTTTGCTAACGACCACGGTGTTGTCACCATGAAGGGTGAAGACGTCATCGAACTCTTCGCTCAGCAGTGGCAACCGGCTGAAGCATCGCGCCCATTCCTGCACTTGGGTATCTCGAAAGAACTGAGCGTTATCTACGACTCGAGCGCTGAAGACCCAGCTAAGCGGGTTAAGTCAGTCAAGGTCAACGGAGAAGACATTGACCCTGCAAAGGAATACCGTGTAGCTACCCTGTCGTTCCTGGCAAACGGCGGTGACAACTTCGGAGCCTTCGCAAAGGGTACATTCGAACAGTCCGGTCTGACCGACTTTGAAATCTGGCAGAAGTACTTCGAAAAGAACTCGCCGGTATCGCCTGACAAGAAGGAACGCCAGGCTGACTTCGCAAAAGACATTCTGCGTAGCGGAGACGCAACCGCAGAAGTTTACGCTCCAGACAAGACGAAGAACGACTTCTCCCTCAAGATTAAGTCGAAGGTCGAAGCTGAGAACCTGCTCTTCACGGTTGAAGCCCCTAAGGGCTTCGACGTGAAATGGGACGACGCCAAGGTTATCGAAGGTACTGAAAACACCGTTCGCGTCGACAAGGTTAAGGCCGGCGAAACTGAGGTGAAGTTCCACCTGGTCCGTAACTCCGACAAGACCGACGGTGCGAAAGAGTTCAACAGCACCCTGGTTGCCGACCCAGACGCTGAGTGGTGGGACAACAACCCACTCCCAATCATGCGTGAAACCAAGATGGGCTTCGTCGCTGAAGAAAAGCCAGATGACTCCTCAAACGGCACCAAGCCTGGTGACGACTCCTCGGGAGACATGGGTGACCCTGACAAGGGTGGCTCCGACGAAGGAACTGGTGAGGGCTCAGAAGAGGGCTCGGACCGTGGCGGATCTGACGAAGGTACCGGCGAAGGCACTGAAGAAGGTACTGACAAGGGTGGATCTGACGAAGGTCAGGAAGAACCCGGTCAGGGAACCCTTGACAAGGACGGTTCCAACAACGCACAGGACGAACCAGCAAACAGCGGTAACGGCAAGCCACTGCCACGCACCGGTATCGAAACCGCTGGCATGATTGCCGCAGGAATCGCGTTGCTTGCTGTTGGTGCAACCGCAGTTGGACTGACCCGCGCACGTCGCAAGTAA
- the truA gene encoding tRNA pseudouridine(38-40) synthase TruA has protein sequence MTARNAEESRQTEVPSQADQHQRFRIGLGYVGTNFHGWALQPHLRTVQGELETALARILSTPVRVTVAGRTDAGVHARRQVVHVDIAQGDFPRLVGQPRARGEQRTPAQGLKSRLRGVLAHQDAGDIVIHDVAVVHSDFDARFSALWRSYTYRLADPQAFTDPLTAAFTVAHRMDLDVAAMSAAAQQACGLRDFLPFCKPREGSTTIRTLEELRVARDCNGVIEFFLRADAFCHHMVRALVGGLVKVGEGKWAPDGLVGMCEEARRGRSEFPMFVFPAHGLVLEDVGYPEPGEWAVRNQQTRARRDAE, from the coding sequence GTGACGGCTCGCAACGCTGAGGAGTCGCGCCAAACAGAGGTGCCGAGCCAGGCTGATCAGCACCAACGCTTTCGGATCGGCCTGGGGTACGTAGGCACCAACTTCCACGGGTGGGCGCTTCAACCACATCTGCGCACCGTGCAAGGGGAACTCGAAACTGCGCTCGCCCGGATTCTCAGCACCCCGGTTCGCGTGACGGTAGCCGGCCGTACGGACGCGGGAGTTCACGCACGCAGGCAGGTCGTCCATGTGGACATTGCCCAAGGCGACTTTCCGCGGTTGGTGGGGCAACCTCGGGCGCGGGGCGAGCAACGAACGCCGGCTCAAGGGTTGAAGTCTCGGTTGCGCGGTGTGCTTGCCCACCAGGACGCCGGTGACATTGTGATCCACGACGTCGCGGTCGTGCATTCCGATTTCGACGCCCGTTTTTCTGCTCTGTGGCGCTCCTACACGTACCGACTGGCCGATCCGCAAGCGTTTACCGACCCGCTCACCGCTGCTTTCACCGTGGCGCACAGAATGGACCTGGATGTTGCTGCGATGAGTGCGGCTGCCCAACAGGCGTGCGGACTGCGCGACTTCCTTCCCTTCTGCAAGCCACGAGAAGGTTCGACCACCATTCGCACGTTGGAAGAACTGCGGGTGGCGCGCGATTGCAACGGCGTGATCGAGTTCTTCCTACGCGCCGACGCATTCTGCCACCACATGGTGCGCGCCCTGGTGGGCGGCCTCGTCAAGGTGGGGGAGGGTAAGTGGGCGCCGGATGGGTTGGTTGGCATGTGCGAAGAAGCCCGCCGAGGTCGTTCCGAGTTCCCCATGTTTGTTTTCCCAGCTCACGGGCTGGTTTTGGAAGACGTGGGGTACCCCGAGCCTGGCGAGTGGGCCGTGCGCAATCAGCAAACCCGCGCTCGAAGAGACGCTGAGTAG